The uncultured Pseudodesulfovibrio sp. genome includes a region encoding these proteins:
- a CDS encoding NADH-quinone oxidoreductase subunit M produces MLDFGYPVLTILIAFPLIAACGLFFLRAPQVVRYYTMAVSLIECLLAVPLMGFKLNADFQFVEKIDWVHQWGLQYYLGVDGISILMVLLTIAVLPLCVMCSWTYIGKREKEFHFCLLFMTSSVLGVFCALDLVLFYVFWEAMLIPMYLLIAVWGGDDRKYASLKFFLYTLAGSTLLLAAIVAFRVTGGTFSIPDLMQMNFSFRFQFWAFLAMALAFAIKVPMFPFHTWLPAAHVQAPSAGSVILAAVLLKMGTYGFLRFCLPLTPAASHYFAPMMIAISIVSILYGGAIALGQSDIKKLVAYSSVGHMGFVTLGIFLFNQRGVEGALFQMLNHGIVTGALFMMIGAVYERSHSREISKNMGLGKYLPAFMFFWGMMALASFGFPGTNGFVGEMLVFIGAFQDSPFIGMFLVPGALLGAAYMFRVSLKMAWGKPSSAKAWRDLNAREWIYLTIPAVFVLWIGLAPTGFFKVIDPSVNKLLNDFDQRKVAVVDAEQPMQTAAADIQSLLAEKE; encoded by the coding sequence ATTTTGGACTTCGGATATCCGGTACTCACAATATTGATCGCATTCCCGCTCATCGCGGCGTGCGGACTCTTCTTCCTGCGGGCTCCGCAGGTGGTGAGGTATTACACCATGGCGGTGTCCCTCATCGAGTGTCTGCTCGCAGTGCCGCTCATGGGCTTCAAACTGAACGCTGACTTCCAGTTCGTCGAGAAAATCGATTGGGTCCACCAGTGGGGCCTTCAGTACTACCTCGGCGTGGATGGAATCAGCATACTCATGGTCCTGCTGACCATCGCGGTCCTGCCGCTGTGCGTCATGTGTTCCTGGACCTACATCGGCAAGCGGGAAAAGGAATTCCACTTCTGCCTGCTGTTCATGACCTCAAGCGTTCTCGGCGTGTTCTGCGCCCTGGATCTGGTCCTGTTCTACGTGTTCTGGGAAGCCATGCTCATCCCCATGTACCTGCTCATCGCGGTCTGGGGCGGCGACGACCGCAAGTACGCGTCGCTGAAGTTCTTCCTGTACACCCTGGCTGGGTCCACCCTGCTTCTGGCGGCCATCGTGGCCTTCAGGGTCACGGGCGGCACCTTCTCCATTCCGGACCTGATGCAGATGAACTTCAGCTTCCGCTTCCAGTTCTGGGCATTCCTGGCCATGGCTCTGGCCTTCGCCATCAAGGTGCCCATGTTCCCGTTCCACACCTGGCTGCCCGCGGCCCACGTGCAGGCGCCTTCGGCCGGTTCCGTCATCCTGGCGGCCGTGCTGCTGAAGATGGGCACCTACGGGTTCCTGCGCTTCTGCCTGCCGCTGACCCCGGCGGCCAGCCACTACTTCGCCCCCATGATGATCGCGATCTCCATCGTGTCCATCCTGTACGGCGGAGCCATCGCCCTGGGACAGTCCGACATCAAGAAGCTGGTCGCCTACTCTTCGGTGGGCCACATGGGCTTCGTGACGCTGGGCATCTTCCTGTTCAACCAGCGCGGCGTTGAAGGCGCGCTCTTCCAGATGCTCAACCACGGCATCGTCACCGGCGCGCTGTTCATGATGATCGGCGCTGTCTACGAGCGCAGCCACAGCCGCGAGATCAGCAAGAACATGGGCCTTGGCAAATACTTGCCCGCCTTCATGTTCTTCTGGGGCATGATGGCCCTGGCCTCGTTCGGATTCCCCGGAACCAACGGGTTTGTTGGTGAAATGCTGGTCTTCATCGGCGCTTTCCAGGACTCTCCGTTCATCGGCATGTTCCTGGTACCCGGCGCGCTGCTCGGCGCGGCCTACATGTTCCGCGTTTCGCTGAAGATGGCCTGGGGCAAGCCCAGCTCGGCCAAGGCCTGGCGCGACCTGAACGCGCGTGAGTGGATCTACCTGACCATCCCGGCCGTATTCGTGCTCTGGATCGGCCTGGCGCCCACCGGCTTCTTCAAGGTCATCGACCCGTCCGTCAACAAGCTGCTCAACGACTTCGACCAGCGCAAGGTCGCTGTGGTGGATGCCGAGCAGCCGATGCAAACAGCCGCCGCGGATATTCAAAGTCTGCTGGCGGAAAAGGAATAG
- a CDS encoding potassium transporter TrkG, which produces MRTKVFSPYWMPVWFFAGAILIGALILYMDVSHPGGPLSFVDALFTATSAMCVTGLAVVDTGSYFSTLGLDVILVLIQLGGLGIMTFTTLIIHLLGRHVSLTDRLAVGQSLLHDPSFSLPRFLMRVVLWAFSFEAAGALSLWLLDPVGFNPYSAVFHSVSAFCNAGFSLYPDSLTRWSGNGGVNMVFIVLITAGGLGFYVLNECGTLIWNALFNRNRRRRGKPQMSWHTAIVLKTTLALVVAGTVVIFVAEGAAGNAPSNVFEHFWNALFQSVTCRTAGFNTVDIGGMTNVSLAFMMVLMFIGGSPGSCAGGIKTTTFRALVGFVWAEFRGWEQVRIGRFALDQKAMNKVVSLVTMSLLLVGVGTMILTSMESGDSSYLMARGEFIADMFESISAFATVGLSTGMTPLLDDFERVTLIVLMFVGRLGPIWMLSALQSWQSERRFKVPTSTLPFG; this is translated from the coding sequence ATGCGCACTAAAGTCTTTTCGCCGTATTGGATGCCGGTCTGGTTCTTTGCCGGAGCCATCCTGATCGGCGCACTCATTCTTTATATGGACGTAAGCCACCCCGGTGGCCCGTTGTCCTTTGTGGACGCCCTGTTCACGGCCACGTCGGCCATGTGTGTTACAGGGCTGGCCGTGGTGGACACCGGTTCCTACTTCTCCACGCTGGGACTGGACGTCATCCTTGTCCTCATCCAGCTGGGTGGACTGGGAATCATGACCTTCACCACCCTGATCATCCACCTGCTGGGGCGGCATGTCTCTCTGACCGACCGTCTGGCCGTGGGCCAATCCCTGCTGCACGATCCGTCATTCAGCCTGCCGAGATTCCTCATGCGGGTGGTCCTGTGGGCCTTCTCCTTCGAGGCGGCGGGCGCCCTGAGCCTCTGGCTCCTGGACCCGGTGGGGTTCAATCCCTATTCGGCGGTCTTCCATTCCGTGTCCGCGTTCTGCAACGCCGGGTTCTCGCTGTATCCAGACTCCCTGACAAGATGGTCCGGCAACGGCGGGGTCAACATGGTCTTCATCGTGCTCATCACTGCCGGCGGTCTGGGCTTCTACGTGCTCAATGAATGCGGCACCCTGATCTGGAACGCCCTGTTCAACCGCAACCGCCGCAGGCGTGGCAAACCGCAGATGAGCTGGCATACGGCCATCGTGCTCAAGACCACCCTGGCCCTGGTCGTGGCCGGGACCGTGGTCATCTTCGTGGCCGAGGGCGCGGCGGGCAATGCGCCGAGCAACGTGTTCGAGCACTTCTGGAACGCCCTGTTCCAGTCCGTGACCTGCCGTACCGCAGGGTTCAACACCGTGGATATCGGCGGCATGACCAACGTGTCCCTGGCCTTCATGATGGTCTTGATGTTTATCGGCGGTTCGCCGGGCTCCTGTGCGGGCGGCATCAAGACGACCACCTTCCGCGCTCTGGTCGGTTTTGTCTGGGCCGAGTTCAGGGGCTGGGAACAGGTCCGCATCGGACGTTTCGCCCTGGACCAGAAAGCCATGAACAAGGTGGTCTCTCTGGTGACCATGAGCCTGCTTCTGGTGGGCGTAGGCACCATGATCCTGACTTCCATGGAGAGCGGCGACAGCTCGTATCTCATGGCACGCGGCGAATTCATCGCCGACATGTTCGAATCCATTTCCGCATTTGCCACCGTGGGCTTGTCCACGGGCATGACCCCGTTGCTCGATGATTTCGAGCGGGTCACGCTCATCGTACTGATGTTCGTGGGGCGTCTCGGCCCCATCTGGATGCTCTCGGCCCTGCAAAGCTGGCAGTCCGAACGGCGCTTCAAGGTCCCGACCTCGACGCTGCCCTTCGGCTAG
- a CDS encoding type I restriction enzyme HsdR N-terminal domain-containing protein, translating into MHETSLGGTLRDYLSGEEIDETTFEEFRQLLARLLVEEKGYPKDRLKAKVPLKYCVEGEEFERVIDFVLYDEQGRPMFLVMFCAGEVATFERETVCAARLIDGGPVPYALVTDTMDATLLDVRTGDELARGMNAVPDYARLMEMVDAAEIKPLSEDQREKQTRVFHTYCGFVCGDHCEVSLPPMPVKQ; encoded by the coding sequence ATGCATGAAACCAGTCTGGGCGGTACGCTCCGCGACTATCTCTCCGGCGAGGAGATAGACGAAACCACCTTTGAGGAGTTCCGCCAGCTCCTGGCCCGCCTCCTGGTGGAGGAAAAGGGCTACCCCAAGGACCGGCTCAAGGCCAAGGTCCCGCTGAAGTACTGCGTGGAAGGCGAGGAATTTGAGCGGGTCATCGACTTCGTTCTTTACGACGAACAGGGCAGGCCCATGTTCCTGGTCATGTTCTGCGCGGGCGAGGTGGCCACCTTCGAGCGCGAGACCGTGTGCGCGGCCCGGCTCATCGACGGCGGCCCGGTCCCCTATGCCCTGGTCACCGACACCATGGATGCGACCCTGCTTGACGTGCGCACCGGCGACGAGCTGGCGCGCGGCATGAACGCCGTCCCCGACTATGCCCGCCTCATGGAGATGGTTGACGCCGCCGAGATCAAGCCTTTGAGCGAAGATCAGCGCGAAAAACAGACCCGTGTATTTCACACGTATTGCGGTTTTGTCTGCGGCGACCACTGCGAGGTCTCGTTGCCGCCCATGCCGGTCAAGCAGTGA
- a CDS encoding ferredoxin has product MSDTNTCTKHREVAIELGDCRSCQGCIDLNPDVFQWDEALDMPYVCRSEVTEEEVRDIMNTCPEGCIVFVD; this is encoded by the coding sequence ATGAGTGATACCAATACCTGTACCAAGCATCGTGAAGTGGCCATCGAGTTGGGTGACTGTCGCTCCTGCCAGGGGTGCATCGACCTCAACCCGGACGTATTTCAGTGGGACGAAGCCCTGGACATGCCCTATGTGTGCAGGTCCGAGGTTACCGAAGAAGAGGTGCGCGACATCATGAACACCTGTCCTGAAGGTTGCATCGTCTTCGTGGATTAA
- the aroL gene encoding shikimate kinase AroL, translated as MHKTGNIFLIGPRACGKTCVGRALAQRLGMEFVDTDHAFVEAVGMDIASYVEANGWDAFRDEEAATLRREAEPGGRVIGCGGGIILREENRAVLARGVTLYLRAGAEELARRLMADPLEAQRPSLTGKSVAEEVREVLAARAELYEGCADHVIEGRDLDGTVDRALEIVKTFSERF; from the coding sequence ATGCACAAGACGGGGAACATCTTTCTTATCGGGCCGCGAGCCTGCGGCAAGACCTGTGTTGGCCGGGCGTTGGCCCAGAGGCTCGGCATGGAGTTCGTGGATACGGACCACGCCTTTGTTGAGGCCGTGGGCATGGACATCGCATCATATGTCGAGGCCAACGGTTGGGATGCCTTCCGCGATGAAGAAGCCGCGACGCTTAGGCGCGAGGCGGAGCCTGGCGGACGGGTCATCGGCTGCGGCGGGGGCATTATCCTGCGCGAAGAAAACCGGGCCGTGCTGGCCAGGGGCGTGACGCTCTATCTCAGGGCCGGGGCCGAGGAACTGGCCCGGCGGTTGATGGCCGATCCACTGGAGGCGCAGAGGCCGTCCCTGACAGGCAAGTCCGTGGCCGAGGAGGTCCGGGAGGTCCTGGCTGCGCGCGCCGAGCTGTACGAAGGGTGCGCGGACCATGTCATCGAGGGCCGGGATCTGGACGGCACCGTGGACCGGGCGCTGGAGATAGTGAAAACCTTTTCCGAGCGTTTTTGA
- a CDS encoding TrkA family potassium uptake protein produces the protein MSAKKEIAVIGLGKFGYALAKALTELGHSVVGVDINPEYVRRAQDIIAQAYQADATDEKMLGQIGIKELDRVIVSTGDSMEASILVVLNLQAVGVKNIWVKAISEAHERVLYKLGVPFVVFPEAFVAAQMANRLTAPGLQEYFGLGKDVAVREIIVENWIGKTLRDLNLTNKYQVQVIAFRLAGDSEFHFVPQADRALKAGDVLVLLGRTEDIMRVDKF, from the coding sequence ATGTCTGCAAAAAAGGAAATCGCCGTCATCGGGCTGGGCAAGTTCGGCTATGCCCTGGCCAAGGCTCTCACCGAGCTTGGTCACTCCGTGGTCGGGGTGGACATCAACCCCGAATACGTGCGCCGGGCCCAGGATATCATCGCCCAGGCCTACCAGGCGGACGCCACGGACGAGAAGATGCTCGGCCAGATCGGTATCAAGGAGCTGGACCGGGTCATCGTGTCCACTGGTGATTCCATGGAGGCGAGCATTTTGGTGGTCCTGAACCTCCAGGCCGTGGGGGTCAAGAACATCTGGGTCAAGGCCATCAGCGAGGCGCACGAGCGTGTCCTCTACAAGCTCGGCGTGCCGTTCGTGGTCTTCCCCGAAGCTTTCGTGGCCGCTCAGATGGCCAACCGGCTGACCGCGCCCGGCTTGCAGGAGTACTTCGGGCTGGGCAAGGACGTGGCCGTGCGCGAGATCATTGTGGAGAACTGGATCGGAAAGACCTTGCGCGATCTCAACCTGACCAATAAGTATCAGGTACAGGTCATCGCCTTCCGTCTGGCCGGGGATTCGGAATTTCATTTCGTGCCTCAGGCGGACAGGGCGCTCAAGGCAGGGGATGTTTTGGTCCTCCTCGGGCGGACCGAGGACATCATGCGGGTCGATAAATTTTAG
- a CDS encoding 4Fe-4S binding protein — MKIQSLKLAYFSPTGTTAAVVEAIAEGLGYEVVEDVDITMPEERQEPLQASADELLVVAVPVYGGRVPFLLEPWLRTLELDGTPVVCAVVFGNRAFEDALIELSDIVAEQGGVVLGGAAFIGEHSFSSEEYPVAVSRPDEDDLRGAKDFGRKLRKTLDALTSIEGAPKPAIPGDHPYKERKPRGPVDFINVSDSCVMCGICAEQCPVGAIDAADFKRTDPDKCIMCCACIKVCPEYARTTKPGSPVEGFAKWLNENCADRKEPVYFL, encoded by the coding sequence ATGAAGATCCAATCTCTGAAATTGGCCTATTTTTCTCCCACCGGAACCACTGCGGCGGTTGTCGAAGCCATTGCCGAAGGGCTGGGCTACGAAGTTGTCGAGGACGTGGACATCACCATGCCCGAGGAGCGGCAGGAGCCGCTGCAAGCCTCAGCCGATGAACTGCTGGTGGTCGCGGTTCCGGTCTATGGCGGGCGCGTGCCGTTTCTCCTCGAGCCGTGGTTGCGTACCCTTGAGCTGGATGGGACGCCCGTGGTCTGCGCAGTCGTGTTTGGCAACCGCGCTTTTGAAGACGCGTTGATCGAACTTTCCGACATCGTTGCCGAGCAGGGTGGAGTGGTGCTGGGTGGTGCCGCTTTTATCGGCGAACACTCTTTTTCGAGCGAAGAGTACCCGGTGGCCGTGTCCCGGCCTGATGAGGACGACTTGCGGGGGGCGAAGGACTTCGGGCGTAAGCTGCGCAAGACCCTGGACGCGCTCACTTCCATCGAAGGGGCTCCCAAGCCAGCCATCCCCGGAGATCATCCCTACAAAGAACGCAAGCCGCGTGGGCCGGTGGACTTCATCAACGTCAGCGACAGCTGCGTCATGTGTGGCATCTGCGCCGAGCAGTGTCCTGTTGGGGCCATCGATGCGGCGGACTTCAAGCGCACGGACCCGGATAAATGTATCATGTGCTGTGCCTGTATCAAGGTCTGTCCGGAGTATGCCCGCACCACCAAGCCCGGCAGCCCGGTCGAGGGCTTTGCCAAATGGCTCAACGAGAACTGCGCGGACCGCAAAGAGCCTGTGTACTTTCTCTGA
- a CDS encoding NADH-quinone oxidoreductase subunit N, which translates to MNFNITALVPELFFLCMVLALMVQSLGNREWKPPVEKWLPFGACAAFFVTITGFHLHGSMFWDVYKVDLMSQFFKIVITFGFYVVVLNASRQPTLDEGKRADYYMLLGFSTLGLMMLASSVELITIYLALELASYSMYAVIPLRAKDKGAAEAGIKYIMFGAVATALALYGLSYIMATQHTTYIAELMNKSWSFADQPMAVVGLSLFLGGMFFKLALFPFHFWCPDVYQGASNETAAFVATMPKMGAIVVLCRLAVLLKPGLEITTILAVLGALSMTFGNLSALAQTDIKRLLGFSSVAHAGYIMVGLVSGTPEGLGAAAFYGMAYLVMNLLVFWIVSRVASDGRNLKLNDLNGLYKKAPVLAFSLAAGAFALVGLPPTMGFMGKFFLIQSAWGHGYNWLVITLVVNSAIAIFYYLSLFRHAFTEESAPGQAAMPDNGWFASAGAGMLAAAVLVIGMIPAPLFNFAINAGKTLYGITVTFAGGGH; encoded by the coding sequence GTGAACTTCAACATCACTGCGCTTGTCCCGGAACTGTTCTTCCTGTGTATGGTGCTGGCCCTCATGGTCCAGTCGCTGGGTAACAGGGAGTGGAAACCGCCGGTTGAGAAATGGCTGCCTTTCGGCGCCTGCGCCGCGTTCTTCGTGACCATCACCGGCTTCCATCTGCATGGATCCATGTTCTGGGATGTCTACAAAGTGGACCTCATGTCCCAGTTCTTCAAGATCGTCATAACCTTCGGCTTCTACGTGGTTGTCCTCAACGCCTCGCGCCAGCCCACGCTGGATGAGGGCAAGCGGGCGGACTACTACATGTTGCTCGGCTTCTCCACCCTGGGCCTGATGATGCTCGCCTCCTCCGTGGAGTTGATCACCATCTATCTGGCCCTGGAGCTGGCCTCCTACTCCATGTACGCGGTCATTCCGCTGCGCGCCAAGGACAAGGGAGCCGCCGAGGCGGGCATCAAGTACATCATGTTCGGCGCGGTTGCCACGGCTCTGGCCCTGTACGGCTTGTCCTACATCATGGCCACCCAGCACACGACCTACATCGCCGAGCTGATGAACAAGTCCTGGTCCTTCGCCGACCAGCCCATGGCCGTTGTCGGCTTGTCCCTCTTCCTGGGCGGCATGTTCTTCAAGCTGGCCCTGTTCCCGTTCCACTTCTGGTGCCCGGACGTCTATCAGGGTGCCAGCAACGAAACCGCCGCGTTCGTGGCAACCATGCCCAAGATGGGCGCCATCGTGGTCCTGTGCCGCCTGGCCGTGCTGCTCAAGCCCGGCCTGGAGATCACCACCATCCTGGCGGTACTCGGCGCGCTGTCCATGACCTTCGGCAACCTGTCGGCCCTGGCCCAGACGGACATCAAGCGGCTGCTCGGTTTCTCGTCAGTGGCCCACGCGGGCTACATCATGGTCGGCCTGGTCTCGGGTACGCCTGAGGGGCTCGGCGCGGCCGCCTTCTACGGCATGGCCTATCTGGTCATGAACCTGCTCGTGTTCTGGATCGTCAGCCGGGTGGCCTCCGACGGCCGCAATCTCAAGCTGAACGACCTGAACGGCCTGTATAAGAAGGCTCCGGTCCTGGCGTTCTCGCTGGCCGCCGGTGCGTTCGCTCTGGTCGGCCTGCCGCCGACCATGGGCTTCATGGGCAAGTTCTTCCTGATTCAGTCGGCCTGGGGTCACGGCTACAACTGGCTGGTCATCACCCTGGTGGTCAACTCGGCTATAGCCATCTTCTACTACCTGTCCCTGTTCCGGCACGCCTTCACCGAAGAGTCCGCGCCGGGTCAGGCGGCCATGCCGGACAACGGCTGGTTCGCCTCTGCGGGCGCGGGCATGTTGGCCGCCGCCGTGCTGGTCATCGGCATGATTCCGGCACCCCTGTTCAACTTCGCCATCAATGCGGGCAAGACCCTGTATGGCATCACCGTCACCTTTGCGGGTGGCGGACACTAG
- the aroC gene encoding chorismate synthase gives MSGNTFGQIFRLTTFGESHGLGLGGVVDGCPPGIPLDESIIQSELNRRRPGQGGLASTTRDEPDQVKILSGTFEGKTTGTPIGFFVENTNQRSHDYSKLKDVFRPGHADFSYNAKYGFRDYRGGGRSSGRETVSRVAGGAIAQELLRQEGISVYAYTVEFGGIKAEVKDFEGAQDRSYFCPDPDIIETWDERVIKVRDDEDTLGGIVEVRATGLPAGLGEPVFGKFDARIAAAFMSVGAVKGVEIGSGMGAARNLGSENNDPIGPDGFMSNNAGGILGGISSGQDVVARAYVKPIASILQEQQTITTKGEPTFIMVGGRHDISAIPRINPVLKAMMALTIADLLLLDRRLGVRD, from the coding sequence ATGAGCGGCAATACCTTCGGGCAGATCTTTCGGCTGACCACCTTCGGCGAATCCCACGGCCTTGGCCTGGGCGGCGTGGTGGACGGGTGCCCTCCGGGCATCCCCCTGGACGAGTCCATCATTCAGTCCGAGCTGAACCGGCGCAGGCCGGGACAGGGAGGGCTGGCCTCCACAACCCGGGACGAGCCTGATCAGGTCAAGATCCTGTCAGGCACTTTCGAGGGAAAGACAACGGGCACGCCCATCGGTTTTTTCGTGGAGAACACCAACCAGCGTTCCCACGACTACTCCAAGCTCAAGGATGTTTTCCGGCCCGGGCACGCTGATTTCAGCTACAACGCCAAGTACGGATTCCGTGACTACCGGGGCGGCGGACGTTCTTCGGGCCGTGAGACCGTATCCCGCGTGGCCGGAGGCGCCATCGCACAGGAACTGCTGCGGCAGGAAGGGATTTCCGTTTATGCCTATACGGTGGAGTTCGGCGGCATAAAGGCCGAAGTCAAAGACTTCGAAGGTGCGCAGGATCGATCGTATTTCTGTCCGGACCCGGATATCATCGAGACCTGGGACGAGCGGGTCATCAAGGTCCGGGACGACGAGGATACTCTGGGCGGCATTGTCGAGGTTCGGGCAACGGGATTGCCCGCCGGACTCGGTGAGCCCGTCTTCGGCAAGTTCGATGCGCGCATTGCGGCGGCGTTCATGTCCGTGGGCGCGGTCAAGGGCGTGGAGATCGGTTCAGGCATGGGAGCCGCGCGCAATTTGGGCAGCGAGAACAACGATCCCATCGGCCCGGACGGCTTCATGTCCAATAACGCGGGCGGCATCCTGGGTGGCATTTCTTCCGGTCAGGACGTAGTGGCCCGCGCTTACGTGAAACCCATCGCGTCCATCCTCCAGGAGCAGCAGACCATTACCACCAAGGGCGAGCCCACTTTCATCATGGTCGGCGGCCGCCACGACATCAGTGCCATCCCGCGCATCAATCCGGTTCTCAAGGCCATGATGGCATTGACCATCGCGGACCTGCTCCTGCTCGACAGGCGGCTGGGCGTACGTGATTAA